A stretch of Prunus dulcis chromosome 6, ALMONDv2, whole genome shotgun sequence DNA encodes these proteins:
- the LOC117632618 gene encoding uncharacterized protein LOC117632618, translating into MIGLKLIQTSFTTTKHNILHRGRLSNAKNSILRFSKSSDSDSESEASPPQGDTRKQDLLVRIAMLQAQKVRLTDYLDERSEYLTKFGEEATAEFDKIGEDALKDLDEASTRIMDNINSRMQAFEESAGINIEEMEKNENELAAFEGEIDKERNEGLFFKNLTQGKPKEKVDATEETKKIKKLTKKSAGSETRRNIYVALIGLLLIQIVESFITSTPDWRKVAVLGAIFVGLVAQVIYEQKMLSETEITEEGKTEEERR; encoded by the exons ATGATTGGCCTCAAGCTCATTCAAACCTCTTTCACCACCACCAAGCATAACATTTTACACAGAGGAAGACTGTCCAACGCTAAGAATTCCATCTTGCGCTTCAGCAAGTCCAGTGATTCTGATTCTGAGTCAGAAGCTTCCCCACCACAAGGAGATACTCGCAAGCAGGACCTGCTGGTGAGGATAGCAATGCTTCAAGCTCAGAAAGTCCGTCTCACTGATTACTTAGACGAAAGATCCGAATATCTTaccaaatttggagaagaggCCACCGCTGAGTTTGACAAGATTGGAGAAGACGCCCTCAAAGACCTGGATGAAGCCAGTACCAGG ATTATGGACAATATAAACAGCCGCATGCAGGCCTTCGAGGAATCTGCAGGAATTAACATTGAGGAGATGGAGAAAAATGAGAACGAGTTAGCAGCATTTGAAGGTGAGATAGACAAAGAACGCAATGAAGGGTTATTTTTTAAGAATCTGACACAGGGGAAACCGAAGGAAAAAGTGGATGCTACGGAGGAAACAAAGAAGATCAAGAAGCTTACCAAAAAAAGTGCAGGATCAGAAACCAGGAGGAACATTTATGTTGCACTGATTGGCCTGCTACTCATACAAATCGTTGAATCCTTCATCACTTCAACGCCTGATTGGAGAAAAGTTGCAGTTCTCGGCGCAATTTTTGTGGGTTTGGTTGCTCAGGTCATCTATGAGCAGAAAATGTTATCAGAAACAGAAATAACAGAAGAGGggaaaacagaggaagaaagaaggtga
- the LOC117632128 gene encoding protein NRT1/ PTR FAMILY 8.1-like, translated as MSEIERLLMEEEDIHTKDGTTDYQNRPAIKKNTGTWKACPYILGNECCERLAYYGINTNLVNYLKFQLNQRNVVAVNNVTNWSGTCYVTPLLGAFLAVAYLGRYWTIAAFSIIYVFGMTLLTLSASLQGLKPPCDTNNVCHPTGLQAGVFFMGLYLTALGTGGIKPCVSSFGADQFDDSDEAEKKNKGSFFNWFYFSINIGALVASSVLVWIQTNVGWSWGFGIPAVAMALAVVSFFSGTRLYRNQRPGGSPLTRICQVFVASFRKFRVKVPGDKSLLYETADEESVVKGSRKLDHTKELSFLDKAAVETLSDKIKGLVMAWRLCTVTQVEELKSLVRLLPIWATGIIFSAVYSQMGTLFVLQGNTMDLHVTKSFEIPSASLSLFDTISVIFWVPVYDRLIVPFVRKFTKRNNGFTQLQRIAIGLVISIFAMLAAGTLELVRLNEVRKHNYYDLKHMPMSIFWQVPQYFIIGCAEVFTFIGQLEFFYEQAPDAMRSLCSALSLTTAALGSYLSTMLVNIVTDVSTRDGKAGWIPDNLNYGHLHYFFWLLACLSVMNLLFYLLVARWYTYKRAVVPNH; from the exons ATGAGTGAGATAGAAAGATTATtaatggaagaagaagacattcATACCAAGGATGGAACAACAGATTACCAAAACAGGCCTGCAATCAAGAAGAACACAGGAACATGGAAAGCTTGCCCTTATATTCTAG GAAATGAATGCTGTGAAAGATTGGCTTACTATGGGATCAACACAAATCTGGTTAATTACCTCAAGTTTCAACTGAACCAGAGGAATGTGGTTGCTGTCAATAATGTCACAAATTGGTCAGGCACTTGCTATGTGACCCCATTGCTTGGAGCATTTCTAGCTGTTGCATACTTAGGAAGATACTGGACAATTGCTGCCTTCTCCATCATCTATGTTTTT GGAATGACATTGTTGACCTTATCTGCATCACTTCAAGGACTAAAACCTCCCTGTGACACAAACAATGTGTGTCATCCAACAGGGTTACAAGCAGGGGTGTTTTTTATGGGGCTTTACCTCACAGCACTTGGAACTGGAGGCATAAAGCCTTGTGTCTCATCATTTGGGGCAGACCAATTTGATGACTCTGATGAGGCTgagaaaaagaacaagggATCCTTCTTCAACTGGTTCTATTTCTCAATCAACATTGGTGCCCTTGTGGCTTCCTCTGTGCTTGTGTGGATACAAACAAACGTTGGATGGAGTTGGGGCTTTGGCATCCCAGCTGTGGCCATGGCACTTGCTGTTGTGAGCTTCTTTTCGGGTACCCGGTTGTATCGAAACCAGAGGCCTGGTGGGAGTCCCCTGACTCGCATTTGTCAAGTGTTTGTTGCATCCTTCAGGAAATTCAGAGTCAAAGTTCCTGGTGACAAGTCTCTGTTGTATGAAACTGCTGATGAGGAATCTGTAGTCAAAGGAAGCCGAAAGCTTGATCATACAAAAGAGTTAAG TTTCTTGGATAAGGCCGCGGTCGAGACTCTATCAGATAAAATCAAAGGCTTAGTGATGGCATGGAGACTCTGCACTGTGACCCAAGTTGAGGAGCTCAAGTCCCTTGTAAGGTTGCTTCCCATATGGGCAACTGGCATAATCTTCTCAGCAGTCTACAGTCAAATGGGGACATTGTTTGTGCTCCAAGGCAACACAATGGACCTCCACGTCACCAAATCCTTTGAAATCCCATCTGCCTCACTCTCCCTCTTTGACACAATCAGTGTCATCTTCTGGGTTCCTGTTTATGACCGTTTGATAGTTCCATTTGTgagaaaattcacaaaaagaaacaatggCTTCACCCAACTCCAGAGAATAGCAATTGGGCTTGTAATCTCCATTTTTGCCATGTTGGCTGCAGGGACTTTGGAGCTTGTGAGACTAAATGAAGTGAGAAAGCACAATTATTATGACCTCAAGCACATGCCCATGTCCATTTTTTGGCAGGTTCCACAGTATTTTATCATTGGGTGTGCTGAAGTTTTCACCTTCATTGGGCAATTGGAGTTTTTTTATGAGCAGGCTCCTGATGCCATGAGGAGCTTGTGCTCTGCTCTTTCTCTCACAACTGCTGCTTTGGGCAGCTATTTGAGCACCATGCTTGTCAATATTGTGACTGATGTGAGCACCAGAGATGGCAAGGCTGGCTGGATACCAGATAACTTGAATTATGGTCACCTTCACTACTTTTTCTGGCTTTTGGCTTGCTTGAGTGTGATGAATTTATTGTTCTATCTTTTGGTTGCTAGATGGTACACTTACAAGAGGGCAGTGGTGCCCAATCATTGA
- the LOC117632129 gene encoding protein NRT1/ PTR FAMILY 8.1-like: protein MGEDDNYTNDGTVDIHKNPANKKKTGNWRACGFILGNECCERLAYYGMSTNLVNYLGKHLSMGNVAASTTVTNWSGTCYATPLIGAFLADAYLGRYWTIAIFSVIYALGMTFLTLTASIKGLKPQCDKSGCQATSSQRAACFVALYMIALGTGGIKPCVSSFGADQFDETDETERKKKSSFFNWFYLSINIGALIASTVLVWIQMTVGWNWGFGIPAVAMAIAVVFFFFGSKLYRLQKPGGSPLTRIIQVIVASIRKCNVKVPTDKSLLYETPDEECNIQGSRKLEHTDKLRFFDKAAVESETDHAKDLPNPWRLCTVTQVEELKSIIRLLPIWASGIVFAAVYSQMSTMFVLQGNTMDQHMGPNFKIPSASLSLFDTVSVIFWAPIYDQVIVKLARRFTGHERGFTQLQRMGIGLGLSIFSMVVAGLLEVARLGIVRKNNYYDLEYIPMSIFWQVPQYFIIGCAEVFTFIGQLEFFYDQAPDAMRSLCSALSLTTVALGNYLSTLLVTVVTKVTTRNGHLGWIPDNLNRGHLDYFYWLLAALSIINFFVYLWIAKWYTYKKVTGQTNS, encoded by the exons ATGGGGGAAGATGATAATTATACCAACGATGGGACTGTGGACATCCATAAAAATCCTGCTAACAAGAAGAAGACTGGAAATTGGAGAGCATGCGGCTTTATTCTTG GAAATGAATGCTGTGAAAGATTGGCATACTATGGAATGAGTACCAATCTAGTGAACTATCTTGGGAAACATCTCAGCATGGGAAATGTCGCTGCATCAACCACTGTTACTAATTGGTCCGGGACGTGCTACGCCACTCCATTGATAGGAGCCTTCCTAGCTGATGCATACTTGGGAAGATATTGGACAATTGCCATCTTTTCAGTTATTTATGCCCTT GGGATGACTTTCTTAACACTCACTGCCTCTATCAAAGGACTAAAACCGCAGTGCGATAAATCTGGTTGCCAGGCAACATCATCACAGAGAGCAGCCTGCTTTGTAGCACTGTACATGATTGCACTTGGCACTGGTGGAATCAAGCCATGCGTTTCATCCTTCGGTGCAGATCAATTTGATGAAACTGATGAGActgagaggaagaagaagagctcaTTCTTCAATTGGTTTTACTTGTCAATCAATATTGGTGCACTTATTGCTTCCACAGTTTTGGTCTGGATACAAATGACTGTGGGATGGAACTGGGGGTTCGGAATCCCAGCAGTTGCAATGGCCATTGCTgttgtgttctttttctttggcaGCAAGTTATACCGTCTTCAAAAACCAGGAGGGAGTCCCCTCACAAGGATTATTCAGGTCATTGTTGCATCCATCAGGAAATGCAATGTAAAAGTTCCAACTGACAAGTCTCTTCTCTATGAGACTCCAGATGAGGAGTGTAATATCCAAGGAAGCCGCAAGCTTGAGCACACAGACAAGCTAAG GTTCTTCGACAAGGCTGCTGTGGAATCAGAAACTGACCATGCCAAGGACTTGCCAAATCCATGGAGGCTCTGCACAGTGACTCAAGTAGAGGAGCTAAAGTCCATTATCAGATTGCTTCCGATTTGGGCATCTGGGATAGTCTTTGCTGCAGTATACAGTCAAATGAGCACAATGTTTGTGCTGCAAGGCAACACAATGGACCAACACATGGGCCCAAACTTCAAGATCCCATCAGCTTCCCTCTCCCTCTTTGACACAGTCAGTGTCATTTTCTGGGCTCCTATATATGACCAAGTCATTGTCAAATTGGCAAGGCGGTTCACTGGCCATGAAAGAGGGTTCACCCAGCTGCAAAGGATGGGCATTGGCCTTGGCTTGTCCATATTTTCCATGGTTGTTGCTGGGCTTTTGGAAGTTGCTAGGCTTGGCATTGTGAGGAAGAACAATTATTATGACCTTGAGTATATACCCATGTCAATTTTCTGGCAAGTTCCTCAATATTTCATCATTGGATGTGCAGAAGTGTTCACTTTCATTGGACAGTTGGAGTTTTTCTATGACCAGGCACCTGACGCCATGAGAAGCTTGTGCTCTGCTCTCTCACTTACCACAGTTGCTTTGGGGAATTACCTCAGTACTCTGCTTGTTACTGTGGTAACTAAAGTTACCACAAGAAATGGGCACCTGGGTTGGATCCCAGATAACTTGAACAGAGGCCATCTTGACTATTTTTACTGGCTCTTGGCTGCCCTCAGCATCATCAACTTCTTTGTGTATCTGTGGATTGCTAAGTGGTATACTTACAAGAAGGTGACGGGGCAGACGAACTCATAG